A window from Ferrimicrobium acidiphilum DSM 19497 encodes these proteins:
- a CDS encoding malate dehydrogenase, with protein sequence MTTPVKVAVTGAAGQISYSLLFRLAAGDVFGADVPVELRLIEIDPAMRALEGVVMELDDCAFPNLVNVVTTSDLKVGFDGVNWALLIGSVPRKQGMERRDLLGINGGIFKPQGEAIASAAANDVRVLVVGNPCNTNCLIARENGKDVPADRWFSMMRLDQNRAMTQLARKANRPVTSVTKMAIWGNHSATQFPDFYHAEIDGVEVPKVIDDHDWLNGEFITTVQKRGAAIIEARGASSAASAANAVIDTVRSIATPTPAGDWTSVGVVSRGEYGVPEGLQFGFPIRSTGSSWEVVTGLVHTQAAQSAIDTTRDELLGEQSEVTELLS encoded by the coding sequence ATGACGACTCCGGTCAAGGTGGCAGTTACTGGTGCTGCAGGACAGATTAGCTATTCGTTATTGTTTCGACTAGCTGCAGGTGATGTTTTTGGGGCCGATGTGCCCGTCGAATTACGGTTGATAGAGATCGATCCAGCGATGCGGGCACTTGAAGGCGTGGTGATGGAACTAGATGATTGTGCCTTTCCGAATTTGGTCAACGTGGTTACGACCAGTGACCTCAAGGTTGGTTTCGATGGCGTCAATTGGGCACTTCTGATAGGGTCAGTACCGCGTAAGCAGGGAATGGAGCGTCGCGATCTACTGGGCATTAACGGCGGGATTTTTAAGCCACAGGGCGAGGCCATTGCGTCCGCTGCCGCCAATGATGTCCGCGTCTTGGTGGTCGGTAATCCCTGCAACACCAACTGCCTAATCGCTAGAGAGAACGGCAAGGATGTACCTGCGGATCGTTGGTTTTCGATGATGCGTCTCGACCAAAATCGTGCGATGACACAGTTGGCACGTAAGGCGAATAGGCCGGTGACTTCAGTTACCAAGATGGCGATCTGGGGGAACCACTCAGCAACCCAGTTCCCGGACTTCTACCATGCTGAGATCGATGGTGTTGAGGTTCCAAAGGTGATCGACGATCATGACTGGCTCAACGGTGAGTTCATCACCACCGTACAGAAACGAGGAGCAGCGATTATCGAGGCTCGTGGCGCCTCGTCTGCCGCCTCCGCTGCTAATGCTGTTATTGACACAGTTCGCTCGATCGCGACACCAACCCCGGCCGGCGACTGGACCTCAGTCGGCGTGGTATCCCGTGGTGAGTATGGCGTGCCCGAGGGCCTGCAGTTCGGTTTCCCGATTCGGTCGACCGGGAGCTCTTGGGAGGTTGTTACCGGCCTCGTACACACACAAGCTGCGCAGTCGGCCATCGACACTACTAGGGATGAACTCCTTGGCGAGCAGTCAGAGGTAACCGAGCTACTCTCGTAG